From a single Loigolactobacillus coryniformis subsp. coryniformis KCTC 3167 = DSM 20001 genomic region:
- a CDS encoding isoprenyl transferase produces the protein MFSFGKKQQTTPVTLDPNRIPAHIAIIMDGNGRWAQQKHRPRVFGHREGMETVKRITRHASDLGVKVLTLYAFSTENWKRPDDEVNYLMQLPVDFFDTFVPDLIKQNVRVNVMGYVDQLPAKTQKAVRAAMVDTAQNTGMVLNFALNYGSRAEIVTAVQKLAAQAATGELDPATIDEQKVAQALMTANLGEYADPDLLIRTSGEERISNFLLWQIAYSELVFTDALWPDFDDQELEAAILAYQRRDRRFGGIKK, from the coding sequence TTGTTCTCATTTGGAAAAAAACAGCAAACCACGCCCGTAACGCTAGATCCTAATCGAATTCCCGCGCATATTGCGATCATCATGGATGGTAACGGCCGCTGGGCTCAACAAAAGCACCGGCCCCGCGTCTTTGGTCATCGTGAAGGTATGGAAACCGTTAAGCGGATCACTCGGCATGCTAGCGACTTAGGTGTTAAAGTCCTGACGTTGTACGCTTTCTCAACTGAAAATTGGAAACGACCCGATGACGAAGTGAATTATTTGATGCAGTTACCGGTTGATTTCTTTGATACTTTTGTCCCTGATCTGATCAAACAAAATGTTCGGGTCAACGTGATGGGATACGTGGATCAATTACCGGCGAAAACGCAAAAAGCAGTGCGCGCGGCGATGGTCGACACGGCACAAAATACTGGTATGGTGCTTAATTTTGCTTTAAATTACGGTAGCCGGGCGGAGATCGTCACCGCTGTTCAAAAATTAGCAGCCCAAGCGGCGACTGGTGAGCTTGATCCAGCAACGATCGACGAACAAAAAGTCGCTCAAGCATTGATGACAGCCAATTTAGGTGAATACGCCGATCCTGATCTATTGATCCGCACTAGCGGTGAAGAGCGAATCTCTAACTTTTTATTGTGGCAGATTGCTTACAGTGAATTGGTATTCACCGATGCACTGTGGCCAGATTTTGATGATCAAGAACTTGAGGCAGCGATTCTAGCCTATCAACGGCGTGATCGGCGTTTTGGCGGCATTAAAAAGTAA